Proteins co-encoded in one Oreochromis aureus strain Israel breed Guangdong linkage group 3, ZZ_aureus, whole genome shotgun sequence genomic window:
- the LOC116311488 gene encoding obscurin-like, giving the protein MGFYLLSTVIYGNAEAGPKPTVTLQPSRTHIYSGETVTVRCEIQGGEGAQWTYEWRAEKLNTRQSSNEYRIIKVTESDGGEYRCRGRSSSSWTEWSDITTLTILHKPKAQLRADRTAVPAGGSVILTCSVSVSSSSSGWKYYWYRYDKYYKLVTLRDGVFLSNRQISVSEGGLYRCRGGRGEPVYYTEYSETIKIAKPKAELRADSTAVPVGGSVTLTCSVSPSSSSSGWKYYWYRDGKSYQILTNGQISVSEGGLYWCRGGRGEPVYYTEYSKSVWIDTTVSNRSVVTLHPNWSEIYRGETITVRCEIHGGDTEWDYEWETNNIIKPPNQNEYRIRSASSSNSGNYRCKGRMKSSQHKTTEWSDSVTLTVSDNKPRPVLTVSPSWLSPGASVTLNCEVEHPSAGWSFYWYKAVPDLSQKSSSYELLPDGSGTAQDSYIIHGQTHTAGYVCRAGRGDPEYHTDHSQPKFVWSADVHSAASLTVSPDRVQHFTSDSVSLTCEGNFTVEWRVRKFSEDGRLSDCRRMTGSTCNIYTSKSDTGVYWCESGSGEFSSAVNITVQNYDDYDDVPILVSPVHPVTEGASVSLSCSLKTQKILSNVFFYHNDKLIQNDTRGELNISAVSKSDEGFYKCQYSGRESAQSWMSVKVTVSGADSSSSPVWLMVGLVCGVSLIIILLLLLYRCRQSKYSCFTRSIQSESHSPGSSTNHGVNQDETHVYDSLQHGTNHIYESVTPVEDNRNGSDEHQDVTYALIELKNFEKKRKHHKPEQSAVYSEVKTGAAEDSLMYAEVKRPKQEKAKIKAGKSSPAADAAVYSEITLGSFPGQ; this is encoded by the exons ATGGGCTTTTACT TGCTCAGTACTGTCATCTATGGAAATGCTGAAG CTGGTCCTaagcccactgtgaccctgcagccatCCAGGACTCACATATACagcggtgagacagtcactgtcagatgtgagattcagggaggtgaaggagctcagtggacgtatgaatggagAGCAGAGAAGTTAAACACACGTCAATCATCCAATGAATACAGAATCATCAAAGTTACTGAGTCTGATGGTGGAGAATACAGGTGTCGGGGTAGAAGCAGCTCTTCCTGGACAGAGTGGAGTGATATCACCACATTGACTATATTAC ATAAACCAAAGGCTCAACTGAGAGCTGATAGGACAGCTgttccagcagggggcagtgtgatcctgacctgctctgtgagcgtgtcgtcatcatcatctggATGGAAATACTACTGGTACAGATATGACAAGTATTATAAACTTGTGACCTTACGTGATGGAGTGTTTCTATCAAATAGACAAATCAGTGTCTCAGAGGGAGGACTCTAcaggtgcagaggaggaagaggagaaccagtttactacacagagTACAGCGAGACAATCAAGATTG CTAAACCAAAGGCTGAACTGAGAGCTGATAGCACAGCTGTTCCAGTAGGGGGAAGTGTGaccctgacctgctctgtgagcccatcgtcatcatcatctggATGGAAATACTACTGGTACAGAGATGGGAAATCTTATCAGATTCTGACAAATGGACAAATCAGTGTCTCAGAGGGAGGACTCTACtggtgcagaggaggaagaggagaaccagtttactacacagagTATAGTAAGTCAGTTTGGATTGACACAACTG TGTCAAACAGGTCTGTTGTGACTCTGCATCCAAACTGGTCTGAGATATACAGAGGAGAGAcgatcactgtcagatgtgagatccaTGGAGGAGACACTGAGTGGGATTATGAGTGGGAAACAAACAACATCATAAAACCTCCAAATCAAAATGAATACAGGATTAGATCTGCTTCATCATCCAACAGTGGAAACTATCGCTGTAAGGGCAGAATGAAAAGTTCACAGCATAAaacaacagagtggagtgattcagtcacactgacagtttCTGACA ATAAACCCCGTCCTGTCCTCACTGTGTCTCCATCATGGCTGAGTCCTGGAGCCTCAGTAACTCTGAACTGTGAGGTTGAACATCCGTCTGCAGGATGGAGCTTCTACTGGTATAAAGCTGTTCCTGATCTATCACAGAAATCCTCCAGTTATGAGCTGCTACCTGATGGCAGTGGGACTGCACAGGACTCCTACATCATtcatggacagacacacacagcaggatatgtgtgcagagctggaagaggagacccagagtatcacactgatcacagtcaaccaaagtttgtctggtctgcag atgttcatTCAGCAGCGTCTCTCACAGTGAGTCCTGACAGAGTGCAACACTTCACCTCTGACTCTGTCTCACTGACCTGTGAGGGAAACTTCACTGTGGAGTGGAGAGTGAGGAAGTTCTCTGAGGACGGCCGACTCTCTGACTGTAGGAGAATGACTGGATCCACATGTAACATCTACACATCAAAGTCAGATACTGGagtgtactggtgtgagtctggatcaggagagttcagcagtgcagtcaacatcactgtacaGA attatgatgattatgatgatgttcctatcctggtgagtcctgttcatcctgtgactgagggagcttctgttagtctgagctgcagtttgaaaacacaaaaaatactttccaatgtgtttttctatcacaaTGACAAACTTATTCAAAATGATACCCGAGGGGAGCTGAACATCTCTGCAGTGTCAAAGTCTGATGAAGGTTtctacaagtgtcagtactcaggaagagagtcagcacagagctggatgTCAGTTAAAG TAACTGTGTCAGGAGCTGACAGCTCTTCATCTCCTGTGTGGTTGATGGTTGGACTGGTTTGTGGAGTCTCTCTCATTATTATTCTCCTGCTCTTGTTGTATCGCTGCAGACAGTCCAAGT ATTCCTGCTTCACCAG gtCGATCCAGTCTGAGAGTCACAGTCCGGGCTCCTCCACAAATCATGGAGTCAACCAGGATGAAACTCATGTGTACGACTCTCTTCAACATG GTACCAATCACATCTATGAATCAGTTACGCCGGTTGAAGACAACAGAAATG GATCAGATGAGCATCAAGATGTCACATACGCTCTTATTGAacttaaaaactttgaaaagaAGC GGAAGCATCATAAACCAGAGCAGAGTGCTGTTTACTCTGAGGTGAAGACGGGAGCTGCAG AGGACAGTCTGATGTATGCTGAGGTCAAACGCCCCAAACAAGAAAAAGCCAAGATAAAAGCAG GAAAATCAAGTCCTGCAgctgatgcagcagtttattctgAAATCACATTAGGAAGCTTTCCTG GTCAGTGA